In a single window of the Streptacidiphilus sp. P02-A3a genome:
- a CDS encoding lasso peptide biosynthesis B2 protein, giving the protein MSRANTVAAITSYVCLLVDYDTGRTELRPASEEAAALAGHVIVLPEPSLTWGTVEQRAALAAVPSSPLRWRVGAVAAVLVTAGALMLGRRRHRFRRLAWLACSGRKLRPATACQARYAVCAVRWAARLMPTRWACMEESTSAAVLLVLARRRAEWQHGVAVDPARLHAWINDSDGNPVEEPADTSLYTATYTPDGPASVGTGRELQA; this is encoded by the coding sequence ATGAGCAGGGCAAACACCGTCGCCGCGATCACCTCCTACGTCTGCTTACTCGTTGACTACGACACCGGACGCACCGAGTTGCGCCCAGCCTCCGAGGAAGCCGCAGCGCTGGCGGGGCACGTCATCGTCCTCCCCGAACCGTCATTGACATGGGGCACGGTGGAGCAACGGGCCGCTCTGGCTGCCGTACCGAGCAGTCCCCTCCGCTGGCGGGTGGGGGCCGTTGCGGCGGTGCTCGTCACGGCTGGGGCATTGATGCTCGGGCGTCGCCGACATCGCTTCCGGCGGCTGGCCTGGCTCGCGTGCTCGGGGCGGAAGCTACGACCCGCGACAGCGTGTCAGGCTCGCTACGCTGTGTGCGCGGTCCGGTGGGCGGCCCGCCTGATGCCGACTCGGTGGGCGTGCATGGAGGAATCGACTTCTGCGGCGGTCCTGCTCGTCCTCGCCCGACGCCGGGCGGAGTGGCAGCACGGGGTTGCCGTTGACCCCGCACGGCTGCATGCCTGGATCAACGACTCGGACGGTAACCCTGTTGAGGAGCCCGCCGACACCAGCCTCTACACCGCCACCTACACACCAGACGGACCCGCATCGGTCGGGACCGGCAGGGAGTTGCAAGCATGA